CCTCCAGGTTTCGCCGGGCGATCTCGGCCTGCCATTGTAGGCCAAAGAGGCTGAAATCCTCCATCTCGTCGATGGCCCTCTTCCGCAGGCGGATGATATCGTCGTCACGTTTCCGGTAAACGGGAAGGCCCTGCACGAGGGCGTTGTAATAGAGCATCGGTTTGCGGAAATCGCGATCGATGGGGATCATGTTGACTTCCCGGCCCGTCAGGTCCGACAAGAGCAGAGACATGTCCATCAGGCGCCGGTAGGCGGTATCATCATCCGGCTCATCTTCGAAGACGACCGCCACGTCCACGTCGGAATCCCGACGGGGAAAACCTCCGGCCCAGGATCCGTACAGGACGGCGGCACGCACTCGGAAGCTATCGGCTTCCCCGCGGAAGAAACTCTCGATGATATTTTTGGGGGTCAGGTCTTGAAATTTAGCGTTTTGCGGGTTCACAGATTTTCCCATTCATCCAACTCTATTTTTCTATTGATTCCCCGCTCGATTTCCTTGAGAAGCTCCTTGACCTGAGGAACAGAGTATTCCTTGTTGCCCGGCACTGTGAATGTATAGGCGCCGCAACGCATATAGGAATGGCTGCCGCCCGCCTCCGGCGATGCAAAACCGATCTTCATCAACTTTCGGATAAAATCCCGTCGCTTGCATGGTCTCCAGCTATGCATGCGCCGCTGTAGTTGCT
This sequence is a window from Syntrophobacterales bacterium. Protein-coding genes within it:
- a CDS encoding nucleotidyltransferase domain-containing protein; the protein is MGKSVNPQNAKFQDLTPKNIIESFFRGEADSFRVRAAVLYGSWAGGFPRRDSDVDVAVVFEDEPDDDTAYRRLMDMSLLLSDLTGREVNMIPIDRDFRKPMLYYNALVQGLPVYRKRDDDIIRLRKRAIDEMEDFSLFGLQWQAEIARRNLEVLKNA